A window from Pyrococcus kukulkanii encodes these proteins:
- a CDS encoding AAA family ATPase, which yields MITSLHIKNFRGISELRLTDLGQVNVIVGRNNVGKSSILEAISIALGAVNQDTAVLKEILNRVLKWRGWLKRASVYSLFNTPSTPIELTFVTNNTPFSARFMYPSYLPQAIEKEFGIKFDSETLKNMLSESVEIVPVQIKAGSFSRGALILISENGAITITTSNDELYPIEFPVEFVTPYDMNTPGFIEEVFSKAFKVKSYYKALEIIQEAYPEVEGLSPVPEDGSVLMYVDIKHVPKSIPYYSMGDGFKFLSMIAFLVSSTKNGYLLIDSAEAFHHPRSLEVMVRALIKGAKENNVQVFLTTHSLEFIDTILEYGIEEGVNGRIIYIKQEKGELVHSIETFENAKELREILGIDLRG from the coding sequence ATGATAACATCTCTCCACATTAAGAATTTTAGGGGCATCTCAGAATTACGTCTCACCGATTTAGGCCAGGTTAACGTTATCGTAGGAAGAAATAATGTTGGAAAATCATCTATTCTTGAAGCAATTTCAATTGCCTTAGGAGCCGTAAATCAGGATACAGCGGTACTGAAGGAAATTCTAAATCGGGTGTTAAAGTGGAGGGGATGGTTAAAACGTGCATCGGTGTACTCTTTGTTTAATACCCCTTCGACCCCAATAGAGTTAACATTCGTTACCAACAATACTCCCTTTTCCGCGAGATTTATGTACCCCAGCTATCTCCCGCAGGCCATTGAAAAAGAATTTGGTATCAAATTTGACAGCGAAACCCTCAAGAACATGCTTTCAGAATCTGTTGAGATTGTACCGGTTCAGATTAAAGCAGGTTCATTTAGCCGTGGAGCTTTGATTTTAATTTCAGAGAATGGGGCAATAACAATAACAACATCTAATGATGAATTGTACCCAATCGAATTTCCTGTTGAGTTTGTAACACCTTACGATATGAACACGCCTGGGTTCATTGAAGAAGTTTTTTCAAAGGCGTTTAAGGTCAAGTCCTATTATAAGGCACTTGAAATTATCCAAGAGGCATATCCAGAAGTCGAGGGGCTTAGCCCTGTTCCCGAAGATGGAAGCGTTCTAATGTATGTAGACATAAAACATGTCCCCAAAAGCATCCCCTACTATAGTATGGGGGATGGATTCAAGTTCCTCTCTATGATAGCATTTCTCGTCTCTTCAACAAAAAATGGATACCTCTTGATAGATTCTGCCGAAGCATTCCACCATCCAAGATCACTCGAAGTAATGGTGAGGGCTTTAATAAAGGGAGCAAAAGAAAATAACGTTCAAGTTTTTTTAACAACCCATAGCCTTGAGTTTATTGATACGATTCTAGAATATGGAATAGAAGAGGGTGTCAATGGGAGGATCATTTATATAAAGCAGGAAAAGGGGGAACTCGTGCACAGTATAGAGACATTTGAAAACGCCAAAGAGCTCAGAGAGATTCTCGGAATTGATTTAAGGGGATGA
- the wtpA gene encoding tungstate ABC transporter substrate-binding protein WtpA — protein sequence MKRDLIIGIIMLGVFVSGCIGSTTNEIKDREVKLIIFHAGSLSVPFQQLEREFAEYAEKNLGVKVTFQDEASGSVKAVRKVTDLGKKADIVAVADYTLIPQLMVPNYTDFYVLFATNEIVIAFTDKSKYADEMLRNPDKWYEVLAREDVKFGFSDPNQDPCGYRSVMVMKLADFYYKKPIFETLVEKTTNIYANGTHIYAPKEIQVRDRRVVIRPKETDLVALVESGSLDYFFIYKSVAEQHNLKYITLPNEINLKDFSKADFYGQVSITLGSTGKTIKAKPIVYGVTVLKDAPNRDLAIEFLKYLLGENGQRVFKENYQDFITPPIAFGNVPEEIKGLVKVEG from the coding sequence ATGAAGAGGGATTTAATAATTGGTATTATCATGCTAGGAGTCTTTGTTTCGGGCTGTATAGGATCTACCACCAACGAAATCAAAGATAGGGAGGTGAAGTTAATAATATTCCACGCAGGTTCCCTGAGCGTTCCATTCCAGCAACTAGAGAGAGAGTTCGCGGAGTACGCCGAGAAGAACCTTGGGGTTAAGGTGACGTTTCAGGATGAAGCTAGTGGAAGCGTTAAGGCAGTTAGAAAGGTCACTGACTTAGGAAAGAAGGCTGACATAGTGGCAGTTGCTGACTACACCTTAATCCCACAGCTCATGGTTCCAAACTATACCGACTTCTACGTTCTGTTTGCGACTAACGAGATAGTCATAGCGTTCACGGACAAGAGCAAGTACGCTGATGAGATGCTCAGGAACCCTGACAAGTGGTACGAGGTACTCGCTAGGGAGGATGTAAAGTTTGGCTTCAGCGATCCAAACCAAGATCCCTGTGGCTATCGTTCGGTGATGGTGATGAAGTTGGCTGACTTCTACTACAAGAAGCCAATCTTTGAGACTCTGGTTGAGAAGACAACCAATATATACGCAAATGGAACCCACATCTACGCTCCGAAGGAGATACAGGTCAGGGACAGGAGAGTTGTTATAAGGCCAAAAGAAACTGATTTAGTTGCTTTAGTTGAATCTGGCAGCTTAGATTACTTCTTCATATACAAGAGCGTTGCCGAACAACATAACCTCAAGTACATTACTCTCCCAAACGAGATCAACCTTAAAGACTTCAGCAAGGCGGACTTCTACGGCCAAGTTTCAATAACCCTGGGCTCAACTGGGAAGACCATAAAGGCGAAGCCGATAGTTTATGGAGTAACGGTTCTAAAGGATGCCCCCAACAGGGATCTCGCGATAGAGTTCCTTAAGTACTTACTGGGAGAGAACGGGCAGAGGGTCTTCAAGGAAAACTATCAGGACTTCATAACACCGCCGATAGCCTTTGGAAACGTTCCCGAGGAGATAAAGGGATTGGTTAAGGTTGAAGGCTGA
- a CDS encoding biotin transporter BioY has translation MNAKEVALTGLFVALTAIGAQIRIPLGPVPFTMQVFFVILAGLILGARLGFISIALYDLLGALGLPVFAGMKGGLAVVIGPTGGYILAFPIASGIAGLGRGRLRILTAYLGLAVIYIMGWAWLSRFLGPEKALKLGVLPFIAPDLAKVALALVVARRYERLKP, from the coding sequence ATGAATGCTAAAGAGGTTGCATTAACTGGCCTTTTCGTGGCTTTAACTGCAATAGGAGCTCAAATCAGAATTCCCCTTGGTCCGGTACCCTTCACGATGCAAGTTTTCTTCGTCATCTTGGCAGGTCTTATCCTCGGGGCGAGACTTGGATTCATCAGCATAGCCCTCTACGACCTCTTAGGTGCCCTGGGACTTCCAGTATTCGCGGGAATGAAGGGAGGACTTGCCGTAGTTATTGGGCCAACTGGGGGTTATATACTTGCCTTTCCCATAGCCTCTGGGATAGCCGGCCTCGGAAGGGGGAGATTAAGAATCCTAACTGCATACTTGGGCCTTGCAGTAATTTATATCATGGGGTGGGCCTGGCTCTCGAGGTTCCTAGGTCCTGAGAAGGCATTGAAGCTCGGTGTTCTTCCCTTTATAGCCCCGGACTTGGCGAAGGTTGCATTGGCACTTGTGGTTGCTAGAAGATATGAACGGCTGAAGCCTTGA
- a CDS encoding biotin operon repressor yields the protein MRCIKPELKAHILRMLREGAVSGERIARELGMSRVAVWKHIKTLSSVGYVIETTAQGYRLIKSPDFPFPWEIGVNFLYCRKAKSTMDIVWRSKYEGAIAEEQTGGRGSRGRWISPRGGLYFSVRAPGLIDVNEVGNVIANALGKYADVENEGGKLYVDGRKIGGIILEVRGSNYNLKAVLGVGINVNNPVPPGATSLMLEIGEKVSLREVGEIVIKPVIEHLKCTREERA from the coding sequence GTGAGGTGCATCAAACCTGAACTTAAGGCCCACATTCTCAGGATGCTTAGGGAAGGTGCCGTTTCTGGGGAGAGGATAGCTAGAGAGCTAGGAATGTCGAGGGTTGCTGTGTGGAAGCACATCAAAACCTTGAGCTCAGTGGGATACGTAATCGAGACCACGGCCCAGGGATATCGGCTAATCAAATCTCCGGATTTTCCCTTTCCATGGGAGATCGGTGTTAACTTCCTGTACTGCAGGAAAGCTAAATCCACCATGGACATCGTCTGGAGATCCAAGTACGAGGGTGCAATAGCGGAAGAGCAGACCGGGGGAAGGGGGAGTAGAGGGAGGTGGATATCTCCCAGAGGAGGTCTCTACTTCTCGGTGAGAGCTCCAGGCTTGATCGATGTCAACGAGGTAGGGAATGTAATAGCCAATGCCCTCGGAAAGTACGCGGATGTTGAGAATGAAGGCGGAAAGCTCTATGTAGACGGAAGGAAGATTGGCGGGATAATCCTTGAGGTTAGGGGGAGCAATTATAACCTAAAAGCGGTTCTAGGGGTTGGAATTAACGTCAACAATCCAGTGCCTCCTGGGGCCACTAGTTTAATGCTCGAAATTGGGGAAAAGGTTAGTTTGAGGGAGGTTGGGGAGATCGTTATTAAACCGGTCATAGAACACCTGAAATGCACTCGGGAGGAACGTGCCTGA
- a CDS encoding 2-phosphoglycerate kinase, whose amino-acid sequence MIRVVEKGGRVSLPFSRGILTRSITSVGIDVDLAYTIAIEVQEELRRKGKTLVTKDEIRRLTYQKLVEKGFTEEARRYLFWRRFRKMKIPLIILLGGPTGVGKSTIATELAFRLGIRSVIGTDTIREVLRKIITPELLPTIHTSTFLAWKELRGTIEGSPVIAGFESQVSAVSVGINAVIQRARREGLNAIIEGIHVVPGFVDIDHEMTFMYMIVARSREELEARFYERTRYSKRPAEYYIAHIEEILEIQSYLIERAKSFGIPIIENIELEETVGRIMQDIMEKTVEVMKRKGLDMLEEP is encoded by the coding sequence ATGATAAGGGTGGTTGAGAAGGGAGGCAGAGTCTCGCTCCCCTTCTCAAGGGGAATACTCACAAGGTCAATAACCTCCGTTGGAATAGACGTGGACCTAGCGTACACCATAGCGATAGAGGTTCAAGAAGAGCTGAGGAGAAAGGGAAAAACCCTAGTTACCAAGGATGAGATAAGGAGGTTGACATATCAAAAGCTCGTTGAGAAGGGTTTCACGGAAGAGGCGAGGAGGTATCTCTTCTGGAGGAGATTCCGAAAGATGAAGATACCTCTAATAATCCTCCTGGGTGGACCTACTGGAGTTGGAAAGTCTACCATAGCTACTGAACTCGCTTTTAGGTTGGGAATAAGGAGTGTCATAGGAACTGATACTATAAGGGAAGTCCTAAGGAAGATAATTACCCCCGAACTACTACCCACGATTCACACATCGACATTCTTGGCTTGGAAAGAGCTTAGGGGAACGATAGAGGGATCCCCAGTCATAGCAGGATTTGAAAGCCAGGTGAGTGCAGTTTCTGTTGGAATAAACGCCGTTATTCAAAGGGCTAGGAGAGAAGGGCTAAACGCAATAATTGAAGGCATTCACGTCGTTCCTGGGTTCGTTGACATAGATCACGAGATGACTTTCATGTACATGATAGTTGCAAGGAGCAGGGAAGAGCTTGAGGCGAGGTTCTACGAAAGGACTAGGTACAGCAAGAGGCCCGCGGAGTACTACATAGCCCACATTGAAGAAATTTTGGAGATTCAAAGCTACCTCATAGAGAGGGCGAAGAGCTTTGGGATACCGATCATAGAAAACATAGAACTTGAGGAAACCGTTGGGAGGATAATGCAGGACATAATGGAGAAAACAGTAGAGG
- the wtpC gene encoding tungstate ABC transporter ATP-binding protein WtpC, with the protein MLKVEGVSKDWKEFKLRDVTFDVKEKEHFIILGPSGAGKTVLLEIIAGIIEPDKGKIYLNGEDITDYPPEKRGLAYIPQNYALFPNMTVYDNIAFGLKIRKTPKAEIEKKVREIAEVLGIKHLLHRKPKTLSGGEQQRVAIARALVIEPELILMDEPFANLDVQTRSRLIREMKRWRKELGFTALHVTHSFEEAVSLGDRVGVMLSGRLVQVGEVSEVFSRPKSEEVARFLGFENIIEGEANGRFLEVDGIRIELPREAQGRIRIGVRPEDIILSLSPIRSSARNEFRGAVEGVEDLGALVRVTVNVQGVRFRAFITRSSLVEMGIEEGKEVYVSFKASAVHIF; encoded by the coding sequence ATGCTCAAGGTTGAAGGGGTCAGTAAGGACTGGAAGGAGTTTAAGCTGAGGGATGTGACATTTGACGTTAAAGAGAAGGAGCACTTCATAATCCTGGGCCCCAGCGGGGCCGGAAAGACCGTTCTCTTGGAGATAATTGCCGGAATAATTGAGCCTGACAAAGGTAAAATCTACCTAAATGGAGAGGATATAACTGATTATCCCCCAGAAAAGAGGGGTTTAGCCTACATCCCGCAGAACTACGCGTTATTTCCCAACATGACCGTTTACGATAATATAGCCTTCGGGCTTAAGATAAGGAAAACTCCAAAGGCCGAGATCGAGAAGAAGGTAAGGGAGATAGCGGAAGTCCTTGGGATTAAGCATTTACTTCACAGGAAACCCAAGACCCTTAGCGGGGGGGAACAGCAGAGGGTGGCAATTGCCAGGGCCTTGGTAATTGAGCCCGAGCTCATCCTCATGGACGAGCCCTTCGCAAACCTTGACGTTCAGACCAGGAGTAGGCTTATCAGGGAGATGAAGAGGTGGAGGAAGGAGCTCGGGTTTACTGCTTTACACGTCACCCACTCGTTCGAGGAGGCGGTGAGCTTAGGGGACAGGGTTGGGGTCATGCTCAGCGGAAGGCTGGTTCAAGTTGGGGAGGTGAGTGAGGTATTCTCGAGGCCCAAGAGCGAGGAGGTAGCTAGGTTCCTGGGGTTTGAGAACATAATAGAGGGAGAAGCCAATGGAAGGTTCCTCGAAGTCGATGGGATAAGGATAGAGCTACCCAGGGAAGCCCAGGGGAGGATAAGGATTGGTGTAAGGCCAGAAGACATAATCCTATCCCTAAGCCCGATAAGATCCTCTGCAAGAAACGAGTTCAGGGGAGCCGTCGAGGGAGTTGAAGACCTTGGGGCCCTCGTTAGGGTGACGGTTAACGTTCAGGGCGTTAGGTTTAGGGCTTTCATAACGAGATCATCCCTTGTGGAGATGGGAATAGAAGAGGGGAAGGAAGTTTACGTAAGCTTCAAGGCTTCAGCCGTTCATATCTTCTAG
- the wtpB gene encoding tungstate ABC transporter permease WtpB, translating into MRRDYTIYFFAAIGSFLIVFIALPLIVIFAEQAYDYKMLIKTLYDPLVLDALKNSVLTATATAILSVLFGVPLGYVLARKDFRGKSLVQAIVDVPIVIPHSVVGIMLLTTFSTAILDSYKGIVAAMLFVSAPFAINAARDGFLAVDEKLEQVARTLGASQLRAFFSVTLPIAFPSIASGAIMAWARAISEVGAILIVAYYPKTAQILVMEYFNNYGLRASRPISVILIAMSLTIFVILRWLVGRKIKL; encoded by the coding sequence ATGAGGAGGGACTACACCATTTACTTCTTCGCGGCAATCGGGAGCTTCCTAATAGTCTTCATAGCCCTCCCGCTAATTGTGATATTTGCAGAGCAAGCTTATGACTACAAGATGCTTATAAAGACCCTCTACGATCCCCTCGTCTTAGATGCCCTAAAGAATTCGGTTCTAACTGCTACAGCTACAGCGATCTTGTCCGTCCTGTTTGGCGTCCCCCTAGGTTACGTGCTGGCGAGGAAGGATTTCAGGGGCAAAAGCCTAGTGCAGGCCATAGTTGACGTCCCCATCGTGATTCCCCACTCGGTCGTTGGTATAATGCTCCTCACGACTTTCTCCACCGCAATTCTGGACAGCTATAAGGGAATAGTTGCTGCTATGCTGTTTGTTTCCGCTCCCTTCGCGATAAATGCCGCGAGGGATGGATTCTTGGCTGTGGACGAGAAGCTCGAGCAGGTAGCGAGAACTTTGGGTGCCTCTCAGCTCAGGGCCTTCTTTTCGGTGACGCTCCCAATAGCGTTTCCCTCGATAGCCAGTGGAGCGATAATGGCGTGGGCTAGGGCTATAAGCGAGGTCGGTGCAATTTTGATAGTTGCTTACTATCCAAAGACGGCCCAGATTTTGGTGATGGAGTACTTCAACAACTATGGCCTAAGGGCTTCAAGGCCGATCTCGGTGATACTGATCGCGATGAGCCTTACGATATTCGTTATCCTGAGGTGGCTGGTTGGGAGAAAAATTAAATTATAA
- a CDS encoding 2,3-diphosphoglycerate synthetase: MRLALIDGEHYPDVNRWALDKISPCCAVFVGGIEKIGGIEDVERVLGVKLYHDSDIFKALERALSENHVEEVIDLSDDPVLTPELRFRIASFLLRRGVSYIGADFQFKPKEWLKIDIPSINIIGTGKRVGKTSVGAFVGRTLKHLYRVVIVTMGRGGPEKPEIIRGDLMEITPEFLLKVAEEGRHAASDHFEDALMAGVATVGCRRCGGGLAGFSFFDVIEGGIEVAKSLNPDLIIFEGSGATFANVLSEGFITVVSAKQGVSKVRDYFGPFRISLADIIVITMADSVEENELKKLLKTIEGINPSADVHITRFAPRLIGDVEGKAIVVTTSPESARKVAEELRKEGVDIVGYSGSLANRKKLREELSKFQYDTTIVELKAGAVDVVVKDALSRGKRVVFLDNEPRNIDDKDLGKAVKELARRVINDKGG, from the coding sequence ATGAGGCTAGCCCTTATAGATGGAGAGCACTATCCAGATGTTAACAGGTGGGCCCTTGATAAAATAAGCCCCTGCTGTGCGGTCTTCGTTGGGGGAATTGAGAAGATAGGGGGGATAGAGGACGTTGAAAGAGTTCTCGGCGTGAAGCTCTACCATGACTCGGATATATTTAAGGCATTGGAGAGGGCTTTATCAGAAAATCACGTTGAAGAAGTTATAGACTTAAGTGATGATCCCGTTCTAACTCCAGAACTCAGATTTAGAATAGCTTCATTCCTCTTAAGGAGAGGCGTAAGCTACATAGGCGCGGACTTCCAATTCAAACCAAAAGAGTGGCTTAAGATTGATATCCCCTCAATAAACATCATAGGGACAGGAAAGAGGGTGGGGAAAACTTCCGTTGGGGCCTTTGTAGGCAGGACATTGAAGCATCTGTACAGGGTCGTGATAGTCACGATGGGCAGAGGAGGGCCTGAAAAGCCCGAGATTATAAGGGGTGACCTCATGGAGATAACCCCTGAGTTCCTCCTAAAAGTTGCTGAAGAAGGCAGACATGCGGCATCTGACCACTTTGAAGATGCCTTAATGGCAGGAGTTGCCACAGTTGGCTGTAGAAGGTGCGGAGGAGGGCTGGCTGGCTTCTCCTTCTTTGACGTTATAGAAGGGGGGATAGAAGTTGCGAAATCCCTAAATCCCGACTTAATAATATTCGAGGGCTCAGGGGCCACGTTCGCCAACGTTCTCTCTGAGGGCTTTATAACGGTCGTGAGCGCTAAGCAGGGAGTATCTAAAGTTAGGGATTATTTTGGACCCTTCAGGATATCTTTGGCTGATATAATTGTAATCACGATGGCTGACTCAGTTGAGGAGAATGAGCTTAAGAAGCTCCTTAAAACTATAGAGGGGATAAATCCTTCGGCTGACGTCCACATCACAAGGTTCGCCCCGAGGCTTATTGGTGATGTTGAGGGCAAAGCGATAGTCGTCACAACATCTCCCGAGTCAGCGAGGAAAGTTGCTGAGGAACTTAGGAAGGAAGGCGTTGACATCGTTGGCTATTCGGGTAGCTTGGCTAACAGGAAAAAGCTGAGAGAAGAGCTTTCAAAATTCCAGTACGACACCACTATAGTGGAACTCAAGGCCGGGGCGGTTGATGTGGTGGTCAAGGACGCTTTAAGCAGGGGTAAGAGGGTCGTCTTCCTCGACAACGAGCCAAGGAACATCGACGACAAAGACTTAGGCAAAGCCGTTAAGGAGCTCGCGAGGAGGGTTATAAATGATAAGGGTGGTTGA
- a CDS encoding DUF3226 domain-containing protein gives MEVNVLLVEGQTDRTVFETLIEKIYGFRKEKVEIEGLGKTGLNLTYVTFKKDNTVIVLVNAQDKYRMKDVLRNVLSWANFHKVKLHRIGLLRDMDTNLDIIGWAKSSLRQFHPIVKGTSLWINDTEIIPFGLGNVESENPVIEKKRELELLLTLLAEKESTLSRFQRSLNQLKEDTGRRLKPKDIMHVLAIAKEYDGDSMSGLYRRLIEDILRRNPKVIEEFLKETGLREFLDKITG, from the coding sequence ATGGAGGTTAATGTATTATTGGTGGAGGGCCAGACAGACAGGACCGTCTTTGAAACTCTGATAGAAAAGATCTACGGCTTCAGGAAAGAGAAAGTCGAGATTGAGGGGCTCGGAAAAACGGGGCTTAATTTAACATATGTAACATTCAAGAAAGATAATACTGTTATAGTCCTGGTAAACGCTCAAGACAAATACAGAATGAAGGACGTCCTTAGAAATGTGCTCTCATGGGCCAATTTCCACAAAGTAAAACTCCATAGAATTGGCTTGTTGAGGGATATGGACACAAATCTTGATATAATAGGGTGGGCCAAGAGTTCTCTTAGACAATTTCACCCAATTGTGAAAGGAACTTCTCTATGGATTAATGACACCGAAATTATACCTTTCGGCCTTGGTAATGTTGAGAGTGAGAACCCAGTTATCGAGAAAAAGAGAGAGCTTGAACTACTGCTCACACTACTTGCAGAAAAAGAGAGCACGCTATCAAGGTTCCAGCGTTCTTTAAATCAGCTTAAAGAAGACACTGGGAGAAGACTCAAGCCTAAAGATATTATGCATGTTCTCGCGATTGCAAAGGAATACGATGGAGACTCAATGTCAGGACTCTACAGAAGACTCATTGAAGACATACTCAGAAGAAATCCTAAGGTCATTGAAGAGTTTCTTAAAGAAACTGGACTAAGAGAGTTTTTAGATAAAATAACCGGGTGA
- a CDS encoding RNA 2'-phosphotransferase: MKDRVRVSKLMAYILRHGPWDFGLNPDEEGFVELGDLVRAIRTHYPWVTEETIREIVEKDEKGRYEIRGSRIRARYGHSYPVVLNHEEDKESKVLFHGTPRRNLKSIMREGIKPMKRQFVHLSVTYDDAYSTGRRHGNDVVVLLIDCDCLRDKGLKIYKAGRKVRIVRHVPPECISGVL, from the coding sequence GTGAAGGACAGGGTTAGGGTCAGCAAGCTGATGGCCTACATCCTCAGGCACGGCCCGTGGGATTTTGGCCTTAATCCAGATGAAGAGGGATTTGTCGAACTCGGAGATCTAGTTAGGGCAATTAGAACCCATTATCCTTGGGTCACGGAGGAAACCATAAGAGAGATCGTCGAGAAGGACGAGAAGGGTAGGTATGAGATAAGGGGGAGCAGGATAAGGGCGAGGTACGGGCACAGCTATCCCGTAGTATTGAACCATGAGGAGGACAAAGAATCGAAAGTCCTCTTTCACGGCACCCCAAGGAGGAACCTTAAGTCGATAATGAGGGAAGGAATTAAGCCCATGAAGAGGCAGTTCGTTCATTTAAGCGTTACCTATGATGATGCCTACTCCACGGGAAGGAGGCACGGGAATGACGTCGTTGTCTTGCTTATTGACTGCGATTGCCTTAGGGATAAGGGACTGAAGATATACAAGGCAGGAAGGAAGGTTAGGATTGTCAGGCACGTTCCTCCCGAGTGCATTTCAGGTGTTCTATGA
- a CDS encoding ATP-binding protein — translation MTIIEALEEVISEFHEFGIPEVKERELSLPLDVDVAVSVYGLRRTGKTYLLYLAMKRLIDEGLPIERIFYVNFEDERLAGLSAKDLSTIVQLYYKHNPDADMMYLFLDEVQTVEGWERFVRRLLERKRARIFITGSSSELLSREIATSLRGRTLSFQLFPLSFREFLTFKGFEIEKPLTERRRGILLRLLEEYVEYGGFPGIVDYSPPLKIRTLQEYLDLIVYRDLVERYGIEKVSALKALIRVLTRNFARKVSVRKLHSLVSSTGIKVSRPTLAEYLTYLEDIGFVLPVRRYHPSEIESLRSQPKLYIADVGFATALGVRDVGYRIENIIAIELLRRKHYFEPRLEIYYWGDERGEVDFVVSLGGRVKELIQVSYAVDEPQTREREIRALLRASRVLNCPNLTIITWEEEGVKEINGKRVYFVPLWRWLFKIPR, via the coding sequence ATGACCATAATTGAGGCGCTGGAGGAAGTCATCAGTGAGTTCCACGAGTTCGGAATTCCGGAAGTTAAGGAAAGGGAGTTAAGCCTTCCCTTAGATGTTGACGTTGCAGTCTCAGTTTATGGCCTCAGGAGAACTGGAAAAACGTACCTCCTATACCTTGCAATGAAAAGGCTTATCGATGAGGGCCTGCCAATCGAGCGAATTTTCTACGTGAACTTCGAGGACGAGAGGCTTGCTGGACTCTCCGCCAAAGATCTCTCGACGATAGTCCAGCTCTATTACAAGCACAACCCCGATGCCGATATGATGTACCTCTTCCTCGACGAGGTTCAGACCGTTGAGGGGTGGGAGAGGTTCGTGAGGCGCCTGCTTGAGAGGAAGAGGGCAAGGATCTTTATAACGGGTTCGTCCTCAGAGCTACTCTCCCGTGAAATAGCGACTTCCCTTCGGGGGAGGACTCTGAGCTTTCAACTGTTTCCACTGTCTTTCCGGGAGTTCTTAACCTTCAAAGGCTTCGAGATAGAAAAGCCTCTGACCGAGAGGAGAAGGGGAATTCTGCTACGTCTCCTCGAGGAGTACGTTGAATACGGTGGTTTCCCAGGGATCGTTGATTATTCACCTCCGCTGAAGATCAGAACACTGCAGGAGTACCTCGACCTGATAGTTTACAGGGATCTCGTTGAGCGCTATGGGATAGAAAAGGTTTCAGCTCTCAAAGCCCTAATAAGAGTTCTGACCAGAAACTTCGCGAGAAAGGTCTCAGTTCGGAAGCTCCACTCCCTCGTTTCTTCAACTGGTATTAAGGTTAGTAGGCCGACGCTTGCCGAGTACCTCACCTACCTTGAGGACATCGGTTTTGTACTCCCTGTTAGAAGGTATCATCCAAGCGAGATCGAATCATTGAGAAGCCAGCCGAAGCTCTACATAGCGGACGTTGGCTTTGCAACGGCCCTCGGAGTTAGGGACGTCGGTTATAGAATAGAGAACATCATCGCCATAGAGCTCCTGCGGAGGAAGCACTACTTCGAGCCAAGGCTGGAAATATACTACTGGGGAGATGAGAGAGGAGAGGTTGACTTTGTAGTTTCACTAGGTGGAAGGGTGAAAGAGCTAATACAGGTCAGTTATGCGGTTGACGAACCCCAAACCCGAGAGAGGGAAATTAGGGCGCTGTTGAGGGCATCAAGAGTTTTAAACTGCCCTAATCTAACCATCATAACCTGGGAGGAGGAAGGAGTTAAGGAAATCAACGGAAAAAGAGTTTACTTTGTCCCTCTCTGGCGCTGGCTATTTAAGATCCCAAGATAA
- the cas6 gene encoding CRISPR-associated endoribonuclease Cas6 — MRLKVSFLPLNGMTGFRENKHAVQGFIYAMLKDSEYGLRHDEKRFKFFTFSDIFKDSRGFYTLLISSPDKGFINTLYGNLKDREIIYIGKDEFRLVEVKKFRLKLKRAFQTGSPVVIYKDSRKNEYFKLHEHRDLRFFLNRLKENAEKKFNAFYNEEFHLEGPIFDRLIPKLRRNGKLDVYVKVVKNGIPFPVIGSNWELLEKERIKPGERKFYEFIMDCGLGEKNSLGFGFLNPIRG, encoded by the coding sequence ATGAGGTTAAAGGTTTCATTTTTGCCCTTAAATGGGATGACTGGATTCCGAGAAAACAAGCATGCAGTTCAAGGGTTCATCTATGCAATGCTCAAAGACTCGGAATATGGGCTGAGGCATGATGAAAAGAGGTTCAAGTTTTTCACGTTCTCTGATATCTTCAAAGATTCGAGAGGATTCTACACGCTCCTCATATCTTCTCCAGACAAGGGATTCATAAACACCCTGTATGGAAACTTAAAGGATAGGGAAATTATATACATAGGAAAGGACGAGTTTAGGTTAGTTGAAGTCAAGAAGTTCAGGCTTAAACTGAAGAGGGCGTTTCAGACTGGTTCTCCGGTCGTAATATACAAGGACTCGAGGAAGAACGAGTATTTTAAGTTGCACGAGCACAGGGATCTGAGGTTCTTCCTCAACAGGCTTAAAGAAAACGCTGAGAAGAAGTTTAACGCTTTCTACAATGAAGAATTCCACTTAGAAGGCCCGATATTTGATAGATTAATACCGAAGCTGAGGAGGAATGGGAAGCTAGACGTCTACGTTAAGGTCGTGAAGAATGGAATTCCATTCCCAGTCATAGGGAGCAACTGGGAGTTGCTCGAGAAGGAGAGGATAAAACCCGGGGAGAGGAAGTTCTACGAGTTCATTATGGATTGTGGCTTAGGGGAGAAGAACTCCCTGGGTTTTGGATTTTTGAATCCGATTAGGGGGTGA